A stretch of the Metopolophium dirhodum isolate CAU chromosome 8, ASM1992520v1, whole genome shotgun sequence genome encodes the following:
- the LOC132950436 gene encoding uncharacterized protein LOC132950436 has translation MTTVVNHHLPPWSAVTVVSIVAIVVSLAPASLCSVQQSNSGNGLWDDLVGKCDGPRNTMDCVRSRLYNYVDHTFESDFNITDGLTFTKNSNDYESMCPPGNNETTTTSYREARAPEMEEEAVADDGWTDVTDQLYKKGAKYLATHDFEATVPSFLGGGPGARVRLSPKKILPDGGIILRMDVLPAARDARSPRFMHKMIKQLFKKKLMSSGMALMLIIKLIKVKVLFLLPLLIGAGAAKKILLKVLLFVFPPLAHLFKLCSYYHHHASKFYHFHHHKVKHHHHHLKIPVPVPVPIKPPPSYHGDYYPAGPALDHPPPSSGPYDSPELGGNDYYNRNSLEMNNVVSDHADELASWGLGEYGEGTSQYDAPKYEYSASPAQYEPLKYGGDGGGGPPPSPYAEKYVKRVDSNSALGRPPPALQQVATHDPVYTPVVQKLDEIFHELAVHEEPCKEKLVCKMYGDPGRFSPHSNLVSAQLSSETAASSGGRTGVSLDATRLWRYVQAAKEGQNGEDCRILYQACTMIGL, from the exons ATGACGACCGTCGTCAATCATCATCTTCCCCCGTGGTCCGCGGTTACTGTGGTGTCGATCGTCGCGATCGTCGTCTCGTTGGCGCCGGCGTCGCTGTGTTCGGTGCAGCAGTCCAACAGCGGCAACGGGCTATGGGACGATCTGGTGGGCAAGTGCGACGGCCCCAGGAACACGATGGACTGCGTGCGCAGCCGGCTGTACAACTACGTCGACCACACGTTCGAATCCGACTTTAACATCACCGACGGGCTGACATTCACGAAGAACTCCAACGACTACGAGTCCATGTGCCCCCCGGGCAACAACGAGACCACGACCACGTCCTACCGGGAAGCCCGAGCTCCCGAAATG gAAGAAGAAGCAGTGGCCGATGACGGCTGGACCGACGTCACGGATCAGCTGTACAAAAAGGGCGCCAAATACTTGGCGACTCACGACTTTGAAGCCACCGTACCGAGTTTTTTGGGAGGTGGACCCGGCGCTAGGGTCCGCCTGTCGCCCAAAAAAATCCTGCCCGATGGCGGTATAATTCTGCGGATGGACGTGTTGCCGGCTGCAAGAGACGCCCGATCGCCAAGGTTCATGCACAAGATGATAA AGCAACTGTTCAAAAAGAAACTCATGTCCAGCGGGATGGCTCTGATGTTGATCATCAAACTGATCAAGGTCAAGGTGCTGTTCCTGTTGCCGCTGTTGATCGGAGCGGGCGCCGCCAAGAAGATTCTGCTCAAGGTCCTGCTGTTCGTGTTCCCGCCGTTGGCCCATTTGTTCAAGCTCTGTTCGTACTACCACCACCACGCCTCCAAGTTCTATCACTTCCACCACCACAAG GTGAagcaccaccaccaccatctCAAGATTCCTGTACCAGTACCTGTGCCAATCAAACCGCCGCCGAGCTACCACGGCGATTACTACCCTGCAGGCCCCGCGTTGGACCATCCCCCGCCATCGTCGGGACCATACGATTCTCCCGAG TTGGGCGGCAATGACTATTACAACCGCAACAGTTTGGAAATGAACAACGTCGTGTCGGACCACGCGGACGAGCTGGCCAGTTGGGGTTTGGGCGAGTACGGGGAAGGCACGTCACAGTACGATGCCCCCAAGTACGAGTACTCGGCATCGCCCGCGCAGTACGAACCACTCAAATATGGCGGCGACGGCGGTGGAGGTCCTCCACCATCGCCGTACGCTGAGAAGTACGTCAAGAGGGTGGACAGCAATTCC GCCTTGGGCAGACCACCGCCCGCGCTGCAACAGGTGGCGACGCACGACCCAGTGTACACTCCGGTCGTACAGAAATTGGACGAGATATTCCATGAATTGGCCGTGCACGAGGAACCATGCAAAGAGAAATTGGTGTGCAAGATGTACGGCGACCCCGGCAGATTCAGTCCGCACAGCAATCTGGTGTCCGCTCAGTTAAGCAG CGAGACGGCTGCGAGTTCCGGCGGAAGAACGGGCGTCAGCCTAGACGCCACGAGACTGTGGCGTTACGTGCAAGCGGCCAAGGAAGGCCAAAACGGCGAAGACTGTCGCATCCTCTATCAGGCGTGCACCATGATCGGACTATGA